One genomic region from Sciurus carolinensis chromosome 2, mSciCar1.2, whole genome shotgun sequence encodes:
- the Ogfr gene encoding opioid growth factor receptor, which translates to MDDPDCDSTWEEDEDAEGGEDGLAGDADAGDEDEDAEGPRAGALQSRMTGSRNWRAMQDMRRYRHHYPDLVEQDCNGDMPNLSFYKNEICFLPNGCFIEDILQNWRDNYDLLEDNHSYIQWLFPLREPGVNWHAKPLTLKEVQAFKSSEEVKERFVQAYELMLGFYGIQLQDRNTGAVCRAQNYHSRFQNLNWHSHNNLRITRILKSLGELGLEHYQAPLARFFLEETLVRRELPGVRQSALDYFLFAVRSRRQRRELVHFAWEHFRPRCKFVWGPHDKLQRFRPQASLQPLVAPRQAGGDEGLQDQTCDQGRDPGGDGVSTQAPQPLSVKHQDAGALEGDQGDEAEPPSPKESKKRKLEANRREQAPGEPGPQSPSEVEKIALNLEGCALSQGSQDPGEMEQPCPQPPAARVADEVRKRRKVEEGAGDETVVDSTPVPASTPSQCCRAQRGGGEVEEDPQNQGAPPQGACGSPPEGPGSATTGTSVDVSGEAAGTDPSAKPGTP; encoded by the exons ATGGACGACCCGGACTGCGACTCCACCTGGGAGGAAGACGAGGACGCGGAGGGCGGCGAGGACGGCCTGGCGGGCGACGCGGACGCGGGGGACGAGGACGAGGACGCGGAGGGGCCGCGGGCCGGCGCGCTCCAG TCCAGGATGACAGGGTCCCGCAACTGGCGAGCCATGCAGGATATGCGCAGATATCGGCACCACTACCCG GATCTGGTGGAACAAGACTGCAACGGTGACATGCCCAACCTGAGTTTCTACAAAAACGAGATCTGCTTCCTGCCCAACG GATGTTTCATTGAGGACATTCTTCAGAACTGGAGGGACAACTATGATCTCCTTGAGGACAACCACTCCTACATCCAGTG GCTGTTTCCTCTGAGGGAACCGGGAGTGAACTGGCACGCCAAGCCCCTCACACTCAAGGAGGTCCAG GCATTCAAAAGCTCCGAGGAGGTCAAAGAGCGGTTTGTCCAGGCCTATGAGCTCATGCTGGGTTTCTACGGGATCCAGCTTCAGGACCGGAACACTGGTGctgtgtgcagagcacagaactaCCACAGTCGCTTCCAGAACCTGAACTG GCACAGCCACAACAACCTGCGCATCACGCGCATCCTCAAGTCGCTGGGCGAGCTGGGCCTGGAGCACTACCAGGCCCCGCTGGCACGCTTCTTCCTGGAGGAGACACTGGTGCGGCGAGAGCTGCCTGGCGTGCGCCAGAGCGCCCTGGACTACTTCCTGTTCGCCGTGCGCTCGCGGCGCCAGCGCCGGGAGCTGGTGCACTTCGCCTGGGAGCACTTCCGGCCTCGCTGCAAGTTCGTCTGGGGGCCACACGACAAGCTGCAGCGGTTTAGGCCCCAGGCCTCACTTCAGCCGCTGGTGGCCCCCAGGCAGGCAGGGGGGGATGAGGGCCTCCAGGACCAGACCTGTGATCAGGGGAGGGACCCTGGCGGGGACGGGGTGTCCACTCAGGCTCCCCAGCCACTGAGCGTGAAGCACCAGGATGCAGGAGCCCTGGAGGGGGACCAGGGGGATGAGGCTGAGCCCCCAAGTCCCAAAGAGAGCAAGAAGAGGAAGTTGGAGGCAAACAGGCGGGAGCAGGCCCCGGGGGAGCCAGGCCCCCAGAGCCCCTCCGAGGTGGAGAAGATAGCTCTGAACCTGGAGGGCTGCGCCCTCAGCCAGGGCAGCCAGGACCCCGGGGAGATGGAGCagccctgcccccagcctcccGCGGCCAGAGTGGCCGATGAGGTGAGGAAACGGAGGAAGGTggaggagggtgctggggatgaaacagTGGTCGACAGCACCCCAGTGCCGGCCTCCACCCCATCCCAGTGCTGCAGGGCCCAAAGGGGTGGAGGCGAGGTGGAGGAGGACCCACAAAACCAGGGGGCGCCCCCACAGGGTGCCTGTGGGAGCCCACCGGAGGGCCCAGGGTCTGCCACCACGGGGACCTCCGTGGATGTGAGCGGGGAGGCAGCAGGGACAGACCCTTCTGCCAAACCTGGAACGCCTTAA
- the Mrgbp gene encoding MRG/MORF4L-binding protein isoform X2 — protein sequence MGEAEVGGGGAPGDKGPGEAATSPAEETVVWSPEVEVCLFHAMLGHKPVGVNRHFHMICIRDKFSQNIGRQVPSKVIWDHLSTMYDMQALEATGVSWPVCVGRTTAFSGRCSGMGPFFPLAACGACAHLSFPGLFANPDCAGFCRQKERRHESEILPFPNPERNFVLPEEIIQEVREGKVVIEEEMKEEMKEDVDPHGGADDGQPSLNAHLCWSCHWSLALEPRTSRGKGSRW from the exons ATGGGGGAGGCCGAGGTGGGCGGCGGGGGCGCCCCGGGCGACAAGGGCCCGGGGGAGGCGGCCACCAGCCCGGCGGAGGAGACGGTGGTGTGGAGCCCCGAGGTGGAGGTGTGCCTCTTCCACGCCATGCTGGGCCACAAGCCCGTCG GGGTAAACCGACACTTCCACATGATTTGTATCCGGGACAAATTCAGCCAGAATATTGGGCGGCAGGTCCCATCCAAGGTCATCTGGGACCATCTGAGCACCATGTACGACATGCAGGCACTG GAAGCCACAGGGGTAAGCTGGCCAGTGTGTGTCGGCAGGACTACAGCTTTCTCAGGGCGCTGCAGTGGCATGGGCCCCTTCTTTCCCTTGGCTGCCTGTGGAGCCTGTGCCCACCTGTCCTTCCCTGGTCTGTTTGCCAACCCAGATTGTGCTGGATTCTGCcggcaaaaagaaagaagg CACGAGTCTGAGATTCTTCCATTCCCAAATCCAGAGAGGAATTTCGTCCTTCCAGAAGAGATCATTCAGGAAGTCCGAGAAG GAAAAGTGGTCattgaagaggaaatgaaagaggagatGAAGGAAGACGTGGACCCCCACGGTGGGGCTGACGACG GTCAACCTTCACTGAATGCCCATTTGTGCTGGTCCTGCCACTGGAGCCTGGCCCTTGAGCCCAGAACTAGCAGGGGAAAGGGAAGCAGATGGTAA
- the Mrgbp gene encoding MRG/MORF4L-binding protein isoform X3: MGEAEVGGGGAPGDKGPGEAATSPAEETVVWSPEVEVCLFHAMLGHKPVGVNRHFHMICIRDKFSQNIGRQVPSKVIWDHLSTMYDMQALHESEILPFPNPERNFVLPEEIIQEVREGKVVIEEEMKEEMKEDVDPHGGADDVFSSSGSLGKSTEKPSKDKEKSSSDLGCKDGADKRKRSRVTDKVLTANSNPSSPSAAKRRRT, from the exons ATGGGGGAGGCCGAGGTGGGCGGCGGGGGCGCCCCGGGCGACAAGGGCCCGGGGGAGGCGGCCACCAGCCCGGCGGAGGAGACGGTGGTGTGGAGCCCCGAGGTGGAGGTGTGCCTCTTCCACGCCATGCTGGGCCACAAGCCCGTCG GGGTAAACCGACACTTCCACATGATTTGTATCCGGGACAAATTCAGCCAGAATATTGGGCGGCAGGTCCCATCCAAGGTCATCTGGGACCATCTGAGCACCATGTACGACATGCAGGCACTG CACGAGTCTGAGATTCTTCCATTCCCAAATCCAGAGAGGAATTTCGTCCTTCCAGAAGAGATCATTCAGGAAGTCCGAGAAG GAAAAGTGGTCattgaagaggaaatgaaagaggagatGAAGGAAGACGTGGACCCCCACGGTGGGGCTGACGACG ttttttcatcttcaGGGAGCTTGGGGAAATCAACAGAAAAACCCagcaaagacaaagagaagagcTCCTCAGACTTGGGGTGTAAAGACGGGGCGGACAAGCGGAAGCGCAGCCGGGTCACTGACAAAGTTCTGACCGCAAACAGTAACCCCTCCAGCCCCAGCGCTGCCAAGCGGCGCCGAACATAG
- the Mrgbp gene encoding MRG/MORF4L-binding protein isoform X1 translates to MGEAEVGGGGAPGDKGPGEAATSPAEETVVWSPEVEVCLFHAMLGHKPVGVNRHFHMICIRDKFSQNIGRQVPSKVIWDHLSTMYDMQALEATGVSWPVCVGRTTAFSGRCSGMGPFFPLAACGACAHLSFPGLFANPDCAGFCRQKERRHESEILPFPNPERNFVLPEEIIQEVREGKVVIEEEMKEEMKEDVDPHGGADDVFSSSGSLGKSTEKPSKDKEKSSSDLGCKDGADKRKRSRVTDKVLTANSNPSSPSAAKRRRT, encoded by the exons ATGGGGGAGGCCGAGGTGGGCGGCGGGGGCGCCCCGGGCGACAAGGGCCCGGGGGAGGCGGCCACCAGCCCGGCGGAGGAGACGGTGGTGTGGAGCCCCGAGGTGGAGGTGTGCCTCTTCCACGCCATGCTGGGCCACAAGCCCGTCG GGGTAAACCGACACTTCCACATGATTTGTATCCGGGACAAATTCAGCCAGAATATTGGGCGGCAGGTCCCATCCAAGGTCATCTGGGACCATCTGAGCACCATGTACGACATGCAGGCACTG GAAGCCACAGGGGTAAGCTGGCCAGTGTGTGTCGGCAGGACTACAGCTTTCTCAGGGCGCTGCAGTGGCATGGGCCCCTTCTTTCCCTTGGCTGCCTGTGGAGCCTGTGCCCACCTGTCCTTCCCTGGTCTGTTTGCCAACCCAGATTGTGCTGGATTCTGCcggcaaaaagaaagaagg CACGAGTCTGAGATTCTTCCATTCCCAAATCCAGAGAGGAATTTCGTCCTTCCAGAAGAGATCATTCAGGAAGTCCGAGAAG GAAAAGTGGTCattgaagaggaaatgaaagaggagatGAAGGAAGACGTGGACCCCCACGGTGGGGCTGACGACG ttttttcatcttcaGGGAGCTTGGGGAAATCAACAGAAAAACCCagcaaagacaaagagaagagcTCCTCAGACTTGGGGTGTAAAGACGGGGCGGACAAGCGGAAGCGCAGCCGGGTCACTGACAAAGTTCTGACCGCAAACAGTAACCCCTCCAGCCCCAGCGCTGCCAAGCGGCGCCGAACATAG